Below is a window of Phoenix dactylifera cultivar Barhee BC4 chromosome 7, palm_55x_up_171113_PBpolish2nd_filt_p, whole genome shotgun sequence DNA.
TATAATAGGTGTATTACATGACTTTCCTAAGAAGAAGATGCTCAGCTAGAAATAATCCACTCTATAATGTGTCATTTTtctatggtcaaccaaatatgcaaCAACCATTTTCCTCGACATCATATACCTAGGCATCAGCTTTCAGAAAAAATATTCCAATGAGGAAAAATTCTTTCCGTGAACCAAATGAGTCCTAAGTTTCTAAGGACTTAGTCTTTGAGACATCCTGGTTCAAATCCTGGATATTActcaaaaaattaaagaaaattcaaaatatggtaaagactgaaatgTTCTTCTTGGCTTAAAAAGGCCAAGAAGGTTCCAAAATTTGCTTAATAATAATGTCAGCAACAACTTATTAGCGAGAGACTTAAGTATGAATAATACCACGAAAACGTTAGCAGTGATAAGACTACTGGATTTGAATCATTTGGACATGAAGAGCTATTCCAACAAAAGAACAGTGAATGAGGAGAGGAACCGGCAGAGTATTCTTTCCATTCACAGCAAACAACAGTTCATTTTTCTCATAAATTGTACAGAGGCCAGTGGACTTCAAGGCCCAAGTTAAGATGAACAGATGCTGCTGAGAAGCTCAGTCAATAAGCTCAGCTAGACTTCTAAGTTATATATAAGCACAAGATAAGCACAGTTACAATTGTAATGCAATGCTGGTTTCAAGAGCCAGATCTTATCAAGCCCAAGTTACAGAGGAACTTCTCTGATCTAGACCTGAAGACATTACCAAAGGAGAACCTTCCACTATCCTGTGGTGGAGATTTCAAGCCAAAGTCATCCTTGACATGAAGAATCGTCTGCCCAATCTCACTTCTTACAGCCTCAATTGTTTGTCTCTGAACTTGATTTCCTGATGCATCCATGACATAGAAAACATTCACAGCCTGAGATCCCCTTGTACACACTTCTGCGCTGATGACCGAAAGCCCATTTTCTCTATATATACGGGTTACGTCGGACAAGAGGCCAACCCTATCTTCACAGCAGAGCTCAAGCCTTATGCCCTGAATTATGAAAACATGCTGAGATCAGTATGAGGCCAGCATGGATCAAGAGAGGGGAAAAAATTCTCATTTTAGCTATTAAATTTTTTACCTCCATAGTCCTCCTTGCAATAGCAGCTTCCAAGCAATTGGCTAATCGCCGCTGCTCTTCTTGTGAACTAACAGGATTCCCTTCCATGTGTCTGATGAAATATTCCTATATAATGAGATTGAAAGAGAATCCATTTAGAATGTTTGGATTTCCAACCATATCTTAATAATTTTGTGATATCACTAGTAATGATTTTTTGAAATGTGTAACTCTAGATGTGTGAGAAACTCTCTAAAACCCTTTAAATCATAAAAGGAAAGCTTCGTCTGTGAGCAGAATCTTGGAAGTCCACAAATTTTCTCATTTTTCGCTTGCAAAGATTTCATCTTTCAACTCATATTTTTACCAAACCACTTCTCAGACAATATTTCAATATTACTCCACCATTATGATGTATTTTGCATGTTACGATCCATGCAGATCAGGATTTCATTGTTAGACTAACTTACCATAGACATGAAGGTAGGATAATTATATACAGAAGAACCATTACCTACATTTTTACTTTAAGTGACACCATTCAAAAAGCAAGTCTAGTACCATTTACCTTCCACATTCTTTACATTGAAATACTAACTCATGATTAAGATAGTAAATACCTCTAAATCTAGCCTAATCATAAGTGGGATAGATTCACAAAAAATTAAAGTCAATTAAGAACTAGAtaagagaatatatatatatactgttACACACAAGACCATAATTAAAAAGGTTATCATACTGATTCTTAAGGGTTCAGGGAGAAACCTGATAGGCTTCTGGTCCTTCAGCAATGACAGTTGCATGGAACACAACATACTGCATATCTGTCAAAGTACAAACAGTGTCGAAAAGTAACTTAGGACGGTCCTTGCTCCGTACATTCACAACTGTGTACCCTTTCTCTGTGCAATTCTCCACTGTAACTAGTGGCTTGTTCATATCACTTATGTTGCTCTCCTC
It encodes the following:
- the LOC103707843 gene encoding ACT domain-containing protein ACR4-like isoform X2, whose translation is MDVFHVVDQDGNKLSDVKVIDRIEQSLEVRSFGFRSLQRSVGVQAAAKHTCIELIGRNRPGLLSEVFAVLTDLKCNVVAAEVWTHNSRMASVVYITDEATGAPVDDPDQLAKIKRLLRYVLKGSRDKQSGRTAISMDVTHTERRLHQMMHADQECNTDEMGVEEESNISDMNKPLVTVENCTEKGYTVVNVRSKDRPKLLFDTVCTLTDMQYVVFHATVIAEGPEAYQEYFIRHMEGNPVSSQEEQRRLANCLEAAIARRTMEGIRLELCCEDRVGLLSDVTRIYRENGLSVISAEVCTRGSQAVNVFYVMDASGNQVQRQTIEAVRSEIGQTILHVKDDFGLKSPPQDSGRFSFGNVFRSRSEKFLCNLGLIRSGS